One stretch of Schistocerca nitens isolate TAMUIC-IGC-003100 chromosome 11, iqSchNite1.1, whole genome shotgun sequence DNA includes these proteins:
- the LOC126213003 gene encoding transcription initiation factor TFIID subunit 12-like has product METEAGAAAAGSSAVAGPSAGSSGTRVPTSMPPFDAPPAGGPARNPPPAPEEAGAAPHARTRLHDIVKELDPNERLSDEVEDVLLELADDFVEATVRAACLSARHRRSAVLEARDVQLHLERHWNMWLPGFGTEELQPYAPAAEGEAHRRRMELVREAAGK; this is encoded by the coding sequence ATGGAGAcggaggcgggggcggcggccgcCGGCAGTTCTGCCGTCGCGGGGCCGTCGGCGGGCTCCTCCGGCACGCGGGTGCCGACGTCGATGCCGCCGTTCGACGCGCCGCCGGCGGGCGGGCCGGCGCGGAACCCGCCGCCGGCCCCCGAggaggcgggggcggcgccgcACGCGCGGACGCGGCTGCACGACATCGTCAAGGAGCTGGACCCGAACGAGCGGCTGTCGGACGAGGTGGAGGACGTGCTGCTGGAGCTGGCGGACGACTTCGTGGAGGCGACGGTGCGGGCGGCCTGCCTGTCGGCGCGCCACCGCCGCTCCGCCGTCTTGGAGGCCCGCGACGTGCAGCTGCACCTGGAGCGCCACTGGAACATGTGGCTCCCCGGGTTCGGCACCGAGGAGCTGCAGCCGTACGCTCCGGCTGCAGAGGGGGAGGCCCACCGCCGCCGCATGGAACTCGTGCGCGAGGCCGCCGGCAAGTGA